One window from the genome of Elaeis guineensis isolate ETL-2024a chromosome 5, EG11, whole genome shotgun sequence encodes:
- the LOC105044961 gene encoding BTB/POZ and MATH domain-containing protein 4 isoform X2 — protein MMPEIVVALEKELPISPTSSRSVTQTVNGSHKFVIQGYSLAKGMGVGKHIASDTFTVGGFQWAIYFYPDGKNPEDNSTYVSVFIALASEGTDVRALFELTLVDQSGKGKHKVHSHFDRSLESGPYTLKYRGSMWGYKRFFRRTALETSDYLKDDCLKINCTVGVVVSVMDSPRLHSIQVPESDIGMHFGMLLDKQEGSDVVFDVAGEKFHAHKLVLAARSPVFRAQFFDELDCEKSEIVVTDMEPKVFEAMLHFIYRDTFIEDDVLVASSSPVSSMSDTLAGKLLAAADKYGLERLRLMCESYLCKDMSVDSVASTLSLADRYHALELKAACLKFAAENLAGVTGKKYSYKPPLDSL, from the exons ATGATGCCGGAGATCGTCGTTGCGCTGGAGAAGGAGCTCCCCATCTCGCCGACGAGCTCCCGGTCGGTGACGCAAACCGTGAACGGGTCCCACAAGTTCGTGATCCAGGGGTACTCCTTGGCTAAGGGGATGGGAGTCGGGAAGCACATCGCCAGCGACACGTTCACGGTGGGAGGGTTCCAGTGGGCGATCTACTTCTACCCCGATGGGAAGAACCCCGAGGACAATTCGACTTATGTCTCGGTATTCATCGCGCTGGCGAGCGAAGGTACCGACGTGAGGGCCCTCTTCGAGCTGACCCTCGTGGACCAGAGCGGGAAGGGGAAGCACAAGGTTCACAGCCACTTCGATCGGTCGCTGGAGAGCGGGCCGTATACCCTCAAATACCGGGGTAGCATGTG GGGTTATAAGCGCTTTTTCAGACGAACTGCACTTGAGACATCAGATTACCTTAAAGATGATTGCTTGAAAATCAATTGCACCGTTGGTGTTGTGGTGTCAGTTATGGATTCACCCAGATTACACTCGATACAGGTTCCAGAATCTGATATAGGAATGCATTTTGGTATGCTTCTGGATAAGCAGGAAGGATCTGATGTAGTTTTTGATGTTGCTGGTGAGAAATTTCATGCTCATAAGTTGGTGTTAGCTGCTCGATCCCCTGTGTTTAGAGCTCAGTTTTTTGATGAGTTGGATTGTGAAAAGAGTGAGATTGTTGTGACAGATATGGAGCCTAAGGTTTTTGAG GCAATGCTCCACTTCATATATAGAGATACATTTATTGAAGATGATGTGTTGGTTGCATCAAGTTCTCCTGTATCTTCCATGTCTGATACTTTGGCTGGAAAATTGTTAGCTGCAGCAGATAAGTATGGCTTGGAAAGGCTTCGATTGATGTGCGAGTCTTATCTGTGCAAGGATATGTCTGTGGATTCAGTTGCTAGCACCCTTTCATTGGCTGATCGTTATCATGCTTTGGAACTCAAGGCTGCTTGTCTTAAATTTGCTGCAGAAAACCTTGCAG GAGTTACTGGAAAGAAGTATTCATACAAGCCTCCCCTTGATTCG CTGTGA
- the LOC105044961 gene encoding BTB/POZ and MATH domain-containing protein 4 isoform X1, whose product MMPEIVVALEKELPISPTSSRSVTQTVNGSHKFVIQGYSLAKGMGVGKHIASDTFTVGGFQWAIYFYPDGKNPEDNSTYVSVFIALASEGTDVRALFELTLVDQSGKGKHKVHSHFDRSLESGPYTLKYRGSMWGYKRFFRRTALETSDYLKDDCLKINCTVGVVVSVMDSPRLHSIQVPESDIGMHFGMLLDKQEGSDVVFDVAGEKFHAHKLVLAARSPVFRAQFFDELDCEKSEIVVTDMEPKVFEAMLHFIYRDTFIEDDVLVASSSPVSSMSDTLAGKLLAAADKYGLERLRLMCESYLCKDMSVDSVASTLSLADRYHALELKAACLKFAAENLAAVMRSNGFQYLKDTCPSLQSELLKIIAGCEEECSSGEKSRSVWAQLSDGADSSGRRVRPRM is encoded by the exons ATGATGCCGGAGATCGTCGTTGCGCTGGAGAAGGAGCTCCCCATCTCGCCGACGAGCTCCCGGTCGGTGACGCAAACCGTGAACGGGTCCCACAAGTTCGTGATCCAGGGGTACTCCTTGGCTAAGGGGATGGGAGTCGGGAAGCACATCGCCAGCGACACGTTCACGGTGGGAGGGTTCCAGTGGGCGATCTACTTCTACCCCGATGGGAAGAACCCCGAGGACAATTCGACTTATGTCTCGGTATTCATCGCGCTGGCGAGCGAAGGTACCGACGTGAGGGCCCTCTTCGAGCTGACCCTCGTGGACCAGAGCGGGAAGGGGAAGCACAAGGTTCACAGCCACTTCGATCGGTCGCTGGAGAGCGGGCCGTATACCCTCAAATACCGGGGTAGCATGTG GGGTTATAAGCGCTTTTTCAGACGAACTGCACTTGAGACATCAGATTACCTTAAAGATGATTGCTTGAAAATCAATTGCACCGTTGGTGTTGTGGTGTCAGTTATGGATTCACCCAGATTACACTCGATACAGGTTCCAGAATCTGATATAGGAATGCATTTTGGTATGCTTCTGGATAAGCAGGAAGGATCTGATGTAGTTTTTGATGTTGCTGGTGAGAAATTTCATGCTCATAAGTTGGTGTTAGCTGCTCGATCCCCTGTGTTTAGAGCTCAGTTTTTTGATGAGTTGGATTGTGAAAAGAGTGAGATTGTTGTGACAGATATGGAGCCTAAGGTTTTTGAG GCAATGCTCCACTTCATATATAGAGATACATTTATTGAAGATGATGTGTTGGTTGCATCAAGTTCTCCTGTATCTTCCATGTCTGATACTTTGGCTGGAAAATTGTTAGCTGCAGCAGATAAGTATGGCTTGGAAAGGCTTCGATTGATGTGCGAGTCTTATCTGTGCAAGGATATGTCTGTGGATTCAGTTGCTAGCACCCTTTCATTGGCTGATCGTTATCATGCTTTGGAACTCAAGGCTGCTTGTCTTAAATTTGCTGCAGAAAACCTTGCAG CTGTGATGCGATCAAATGGATTCCAGTATCTTAAAGACACTTGCCCGTCACTGCAGTCAGAACTCCTGAAGATTATTGCGGGCTGTGAAGAGGAATGCAGCAGCGGTGAAAAGAGCCGGAGTGTATGGGCCCAGCTCTCAGATGGGGCAGATTCCAGTGGCCGGAGGGTAAGGCCTAGGATGTGA